In Kineococcus rhizosphaerae, the following proteins share a genomic window:
- the dapA gene encoding 4-hydroxy-tetrahydrodipicolinate synthase: MPTVTAAVPPRPFGTVLSAMVTPFTPDGSLDLAAAAALAEHLVATGHDGLVVSGTTGESPTTSDEEKDALLRAVLDAVGDRAVVVAGVGTNDTRHTVELARAAEKAGARGLLVVTPYYNKPPQAALLAHFTTVADATGLPVMLYDIPGRAGVPIETETLVRAGEHERVVAVKDAKGDLFASAQVLARTDLAYYSGEDALNLPLLALGGSGIVSVVSHVAGREYARMIAALDAGDLPAARALNARLLPAVRGIMTRTQGAVAVKAALELTGVLANRTVRQPLLPASGEEVGAIAADLALAGLDTSRSQTPQNA, translated from the coding sequence ATGCCGACCGTCACCGCCGCAGTGCCCCCGCGTCCGTTCGGGACGGTGCTGAGCGCGATGGTGACCCCCTTCACGCCCGACGGCTCCCTGGACCTGGCCGCGGCCGCCGCCCTGGCCGAGCACCTCGTGGCCACCGGGCACGACGGCCTCGTGGTCAGCGGCACCACGGGCGAGTCGCCCACCACCTCGGACGAGGAGAAGGACGCGCTGCTGCGCGCCGTCCTCGACGCGGTCGGGGACCGGGCCGTGGTCGTGGCCGGCGTGGGCACCAACGACACCCGGCACACCGTCGAGCTGGCCCGCGCCGCCGAGAAGGCCGGCGCCCGCGGGCTGCTGGTCGTCACGCCCTACTACAACAAGCCCCCGCAGGCCGCGCTCCTGGCCCACTTCACGACCGTGGCCGACGCGACCGGCCTGCCCGTGATGCTCTACGACATCCCCGGCCGCGCGGGGGTGCCGATCGAGACCGAGACGCTCGTGCGCGCCGGCGAGCACGAGCGCGTCGTGGCCGTGAAGGACGCCAAGGGCGACCTGTTCGCCTCCGCGCAGGTCCTGGCCCGCACCGACCTGGCCTACTACTCCGGCGAGGACGCCCTCAACCTGCCGCTGCTGGCGCTCGGCGGGTCCGGCATCGTCTCGGTCGTCAGCCACGTCGCCGGCCGGGAGTACGCCCGGATGATCGCCGCGCTCGACGCCGGCGACCTGCCGGCCGCCCGCGCGCTCAACGCCCGGCTGCTGCCCGCCGTGCGGGGGATCATGACGCGCACCCAGGGTGCCGTGGCCGTCAAGGCCGCCCTCGAGCTCACCGGCGTCCTGGCCAACCGCACCGTCCGCCAGCCCCTGCTGCCGGCGAGCGGCGAGGAGGTCGGTGCCATCGCCGCCGACCTCGCCCTGGCCGGCCTGGACACCTCCCGGTCCCAGACCCCGCAGAACGCCTGA
- a CDS encoding tetratricopeptide repeat protein, producing MTPWPDDPSPSPPAPSPTEVALRRAGALVDAGRWEQALRTVHEVLASDPGNPVALRLAAVAELRLGRYAAALGAANAAVGADPGEEHGHRLASLALEALGQHEQAVAAAREAVRLEPREPYALSQLATVLSARRATRAEAVTVAERAVATGPGLTQPLFVLGLVHHRRGRHGRARHAYEAVLAIDPQHADALNNLGAMALNRNRLGRGAELLGGSLALDPHSAVARHNVDVLAVGLARRVWAGALLAVLAVTLAGAAAHARGSGAPWRWGVLVVAWGALAAWVVPTWRRTPPALRHAVRERVRARPALVVAWVVAALLLLASLTVALLPASTVTFGVAAGVVRVAVVVNLVVWVALRRSRPRE from the coding sequence GTGACGCCCTGGCCGGACGACCCGTCACCCTCGCCACCGGCGCCGTCACCGACCGAGGTCGCGTTGCGCCGCGCCGGTGCGCTGGTCGACGCCGGGCGCTGGGAACAGGCCCTGCGCACCGTCCACGAGGTGCTCGCGAGCGATCCGGGCAACCCCGTGGCCCTGCGCCTGGCGGCCGTCGCCGAACTGCGCCTGGGCCGGTACGCGGCGGCGCTGGGCGCCGCGAACGCCGCCGTCGGCGCGGACCCGGGTGAGGAGCACGGGCACCGCCTGGCCAGCCTCGCGCTGGAGGCCCTCGGGCAGCACGAGCAGGCCGTCGCCGCCGCCCGCGAGGCGGTCCGGCTCGAACCGCGCGAACCGTACGCGCTGAGCCAGCTCGCCACCGTCCTGTCCGCGCGCCGCGCGACCCGCGCCGAGGCGGTCACCGTCGCCGAACGCGCCGTCGCGACCGGGCCGGGCCTGACCCAGCCCCTGTTCGTCCTCGGGCTGGTCCACCACCGACGCGGCCGTCACGGCCGGGCCCGGCACGCCTACGAGGCCGTGCTGGCGATCGACCCGCAGCACGCCGACGCGCTGAACAACCTCGGGGCCATGGCCCTGAACCGCAACCGGCTGGGCCGGGGGGCCGAGCTGCTGGGCGGTTCGCTGGCGCTGGACCCGCACAGCGCCGTCGCCCGGCACAACGTCGACGTCCTGGCGGTCGGTCTGGCCCGGCGGGTGTGGGCCGGTGCCCTGCTCGCGGTGCTGGCCGTCACGCTCGCCGGGGCCGCCGCTCACGCGCGCGGCAGCGGCGCACCGTGGCGGTGGGGGGTCCTCGTGGTGGCGTGGGGGGCGCTGGCGGCGTGGGTGGTGCCGACGTGGCGGCGGACGCCGCCGGCCCTGCGGCACGCGGTGCGCGAGCGGGTGCGGGCCCGTCCGGCGCTCGTCGTCGCGTGGGTCGTGGCCGCGCTGCTGCTGCTGGCCTCGCTGACCGTGGCGCTGCTGCCGGCCTCGACGGTGACGTTCGGCGTGGCGGCCGGCGTCGTCCGGGTCGCCGTCGTGGTCAACCTGGTCGTGTGGGTCGCGTTGCGCCGCAGCCGCCCCCGGGAGTGA
- a CDS encoding FtsK/SpoIIIE family DNA translocase: MASRTNARTTSGRGGASKVATGSRSGTKSSGGKTPARSTAARGGSRPAANRAPAKAAPARRAPARPVPSGPSWPVRAVSAIWMGCAHLVGGTARRIGSGARDLDPELRRDGAGFALLALAIVVAAREWWGLPGRAGAVVHAVAAGTFGEVALALPVVLVGLAVHLLRHPDHTQTTTRAVVGSIALTLSAAGLVHLATGAPSPTGPEGAGAVTDAGGMLGFLVAGPLTTALTPWVMVPILVLLGFFGVLVLTATPVHAIPARLHEAYERLTHHPHRPEPQERGDLPARALARQRAARAIEAAPDAELEEKPKRRRKKDDVPLDPRVGDEAFEQAAVVDAGSEPGADAAARPRPGERRVVPSDVPSVREQLEDRPRVDGSSVPASKPKDLVAPPSTPMPPRIEQLVLAPDVTYTLPEPMALAPGTAPKERSAANDRVVEALSGVLDQFDIDARVTGFSRGPTVTRYEVELGSGTKVERVTQLSKNIAYAVASADVRILSPIPGKSAIGIEIPNSDRETVSLGDVLRSHVATSSEHPMVMGVGKDVEGGFVIANLAKMPHLLVAGATGAGKSSFVNSMITSILMRATPDEVRMVLVDPKRVELTIYEGIPHLITPIITNPKKAAEALEWVVREMDIRYDDLANFGFKHVDDFNKAVRAGKVTPPEGSQRVLQPYPYLLVIVDELADLMMVAPRDVEASIQRITQLARAAGIHLVLATQRPSVDVVTGLIKANVPSRLAFATSSLADSRVVLDQPGAEKLVGQGDALFLPMGASKPMRVQGAWVTESEIEAVVSHVKSQLQPVYRDDVVVAAQKKQVDEEIGDDLDVLLQATELVVTTQFGSTSMLQRKLRVGFAKAGRLMDLLESRGVVGPSEGSKARDVLVRPDDLPATLALMRGEEPPTAVEPTGEPEVVELDGGEDAWELLDRR, translated from the coding sequence ATGGCCTCCCGGACGAACGCGCGCACGACCAGCGGTAGGGGAGGGGCCTCCAAGGTGGCGACCGGTTCGCGCAGTGGCACGAAGTCCTCCGGGGGCAAGACCCCGGCGCGGTCGACGGCGGCGCGGGGCGGGTCCCGTCCGGCGGCCAACCGCGCCCCCGCCAAGGCCGCGCCCGCTCGTCGCGCCCCCGCCCGCCCGGTCCCCAGCGGACCCTCGTGGCCGGTGCGGGCGGTCTCGGCGATCTGGATGGGGTGCGCGCACCTGGTCGGCGGCACGGCCCGCCGCATCGGCTCCGGCGCCCGGGACCTGGACCCGGAGCTGCGCCGCGACGGCGCCGGGTTCGCCCTGCTGGCCCTCGCGATCGTCGTCGCCGCCCGCGAGTGGTGGGGCCTGCCCGGCCGGGCCGGCGCGGTCGTCCACGCCGTGGCCGCGGGCACGTTCGGCGAGGTCGCGCTCGCGCTGCCCGTCGTCCTCGTCGGGTTGGCGGTGCACCTGCTGCGCCACCCCGACCACACGCAGACCACGACCCGGGCGGTCGTCGGCTCCATCGCCCTGACCCTGTCGGCGGCGGGCCTGGTGCACCTGGCCACCGGTGCCCCCTCGCCGACCGGCCCCGAGGGCGCGGGGGCCGTGACCGACGCCGGGGGGATGCTCGGGTTCCTCGTCGCCGGTCCGCTGACGACGGCCCTGACGCCGTGGGTGATGGTCCCGATCCTGGTGCTGCTGGGGTTCTTCGGGGTCCTGGTGCTGACCGCGACCCCGGTGCACGCGATCCCGGCGCGGCTGCACGAGGCCTACGAGCGCCTCACCCACCACCCGCACCGGCCCGAACCGCAGGAGCGCGGTGACCTGCCGGCCCGGGCCCTGGCCCGCCAGCGGGCGGCCCGGGCGATCGAGGCGGCTCCGGACGCCGAGCTCGAGGAGAAGCCGAAGCGGCGTCGCAAGAAGGACGACGTCCCCCTCGACCCCCGGGTCGGGGACGAGGCGTTCGAGCAGGCGGCCGTCGTCGACGCCGGCTCCGAGCCCGGGGCGGACGCCGCCGCCCGGCCGCGGCCGGGGGAGCGCCGGGTCGTCCCCTCCGACGTGCCCTCGGTGCGCGAGCAGCTCGAGGACCGCCCCCGCGTCGACGGGTCCTCGGTCCCGGCGAGCAAGCCCAAGGACCTGGTCGCGCCGCCGTCGACGCCGATGCCCCCGCGCATCGAGCAGCTGGTGCTGGCCCCCGACGTCACCTACACCCTGCCCGAGCCGATGGCCCTGGCGCCCGGCACGGCGCCCAAGGAGCGCAGCGCCGCCAACGACCGCGTCGTCGAGGCGCTGTCGGGCGTGCTGGACCAGTTCGACATCGACGCCCGGGTGACGGGGTTCTCCCGCGGCCCGACGGTCACGCGCTACGAGGTGGAGCTCGGTTCCGGCACGAAGGTCGAGCGCGTCACGCAGCTGTCCAAGAACATCGCCTACGCGGTGGCCAGCGCCGACGTCCGGATCCTGTCGCCGATCCCCGGCAAGTCCGCCATCGGCATCGAGATCCCGAACTCCGACCGCGAGACCGTGTCCCTGGGCGACGTGCTGCGCTCGCACGTGGCGACGTCGAGCGAGCACCCGATGGTCATGGGCGTCGGCAAGGACGTCGAGGGCGGGTTCGTCATCGCCAACCTCGCGAAGATGCCGCACCTGCTGGTGGCCGGGGCCACCGGCGCCGGCAAGTCGAGCTTCGTGAACTCGATGATCACCTCGATCCTCATGCGGGCCACGCCCGACGAGGTGCGCATGGTGCTGGTCGACCCCAAGCGCGTCGAGCTGACGATCTACGAGGGCATCCCGCACCTCATCACGCCGATCATCACGAACCCGAAGAAGGCCGCCGAGGCCCTGGAGTGGGTCGTGCGGGAGATGGACATCCGCTACGACGACCTCGCCAACTTCGGGTTCAAGCACGTCGACGACTTCAACAAGGCCGTCAGGGCGGGCAAGGTCACGCCGCCGGAGGGCTCGCAGCGCGTGCTGCAGCCCTACCCGTACCTGCTGGTGATCGTCGACGAGCTCGCCGACCTCATGATGGTCGCCCCGCGCGACGTCGAGGCCTCGATCCAGCGCATCACGCAGCTGGCCCGCGCCGCGGGCATCCACCTGGTCCTGGCCACGCAGCGCCCGTCGGTCGACGTCGTCACGGGTCTGATCAAGGCGAACGTCCCATCGCGGCTGGCGTTCGCGACGAGCTCGCTGGCCGACTCCCGCGTCGTCCTGGACCAGCCCGGGGCGGAGAAGCTCGTCGGGCAGGGCGACGCGCTGTTCCTGCCGATGGGCGCGTCCAAGCCGATGCGCGTGCAGGGGGCCTGGGTCACCGAGAGCGAGATCGAAGCCGTCGTCTCGCACGTGAAGTCGCAGCTGCAGCCGGTCTACCGCGACGACGTCGTGGTCGCGGCGCAGAAGAAGCAGGTCGACGAGGAGATCGGCGACGACCTCGACGTCCTGCTGCAGGCCACCGAGCTGGTCGTGACGACCCAGTTCGGGTCCACGTCGATGCTCCAGCGCAAGCTGCGGGTCGGTTTCGCCAAGGCGGGCCGGCTCATGGACCTGCTGGAGTCGCGCGGGGTGGTGGGCCCGAGCGAGGGGTCCAAGGCCCGTGACGTGCTGGTCCGTCCCGACGACCTGCCGGCGACGCTGGCGCTCATGCGGGGCGAGGAACCGCCCACGGCGGTGGAGCCCACGGGGGAGCCCGAGGTCGTCGAGCTCGACGGGGGCGAGGACGCCTGGGAGCTGCTGGACCGGCGCTGA
- a CDS encoding HAD-IA family hydrolase, with amino-acid sequence MSHPVLDRPFAAVLFDMDGTLVDSTAAIARSWTTWALEHDVTAEQLAGAAGHGRPAPEIVADLVGGEGLAAAAARITELEIADVDDVVQLPGVADLLAGLPAGSWAIVTSCSAPLADARRHAAGLPDPEVLVTFDDVENGKPAPDCFLLGAARMGLDPADCLVVEDAPAGLSAARAAGCATLAVRTTHPTGPLDADLVVPLLSAVRITAGPDGLRVRRAGEPGPATDL; translated from the coding sequence GTGAGCCACCCCGTCCTGGACCGCCCGTTCGCCGCAGTCCTGTTCGACATGGACGGCACCCTCGTCGACTCCACCGCGGCCATCGCCCGCAGCTGGACGACGTGGGCGCTCGAGCACGACGTCACCGCCGAGCAGCTCGCCGGCGCCGCCGGGCACGGCCGGCCCGCCCCCGAGATCGTCGCCGACCTGGTGGGCGGCGAGGGCCTGGCCGCCGCGGCGGCGCGCATCACCGAGCTGGAGATCGCCGACGTCGACGACGTCGTGCAGCTGCCGGGCGTCGCCGACCTGCTCGCGGGGCTGCCCGCCGGGTCCTGGGCCATCGTGACGTCCTGCTCGGCGCCGCTGGCCGACGCCCGACGGCACGCCGCCGGACTGCCCGACCCGGAGGTCCTGGTCACCTTCGACGACGTCGAGAACGGCAAACCCGCACCCGACTGCTTCCTGCTCGGCGCCGCCCGGATGGGCCTGGACCCGGCCGACTGCCTCGTCGTGGAGGACGCCCCCGCCGGGCTCAGCGCCGCCCGGGCCGCCGGCTGCGCCACCCTGGCCGTGCGCACGACCCACCCCACCGGCCCCCTGGACGCCGACCTCGTCGTGCCCCTGCTGTCCGCCGTCCGCATCACCGCCGGGCCGGACGGTCTGCGGGTGCGCCGGGCCGGGGAGCCGGGGCCGGCCACGGACCTGTAA
- a CDS encoding AAA family ATPase — protein MSASEDPLLRSLLAAVEASPDDAPLRLHVAQLLLAAGDHDGALAHASRVLALDPTSTAARELVQQALARPPAAPPSAPAPAFDWASAEADLGPLDTTGLAAHDDEPDPGTTAEVQRPRVTLSDVAGMAEVKERLELAFLGPLRNPELRRLYGKSLRGGLLLYGPPGCGKTFIARAVAGEMGAQFLSVGLSDVLDMWIGNSEKNLHALFEQARRNAPCVLFFDEVDGLGMSRSGNRSSGMRTTVQQFLAELDGVDGDNEGVFVLAATNAPWDVDPALRRPGRLDRMLLVLPPDERARLAVLEHHLRERPTDSLDLAPLAAHTEGFSGADLAHVVETAAELALRDSLRSGRVRPITGQDLHTAWRQVRPSTGPWFEAARNVATYANTDGSWDDLVAHLRTRRR, from the coding sequence GTGAGCGCTTCCGAGGACCCGCTGCTGCGCAGTCTGCTCGCCGCCGTCGAGGCCTCCCCCGACGACGCCCCCCTGCGCCTGCACGTGGCCCAGCTGCTGCTGGCCGCCGGGGACCACGACGGCGCCCTGGCCCACGCCTCGCGCGTCCTGGCCCTCGACCCGACCTCGACGGCGGCCCGCGAGCTCGTCCAGCAGGCGCTGGCCCGGCCGCCGGCCGCCCCCCCGAGCGCACCGGCACCCGCGTTCGACTGGGCCAGCGCCGAGGCCGACCTCGGCCCGCTCGACACCACGGGCCTGGCCGCCCACGACGACGAACCCGACCCCGGCACCACCGCCGAGGTCCAGCGCCCGCGGGTCACCCTCTCCGACGTCGCCGGTATGGCGGAGGTCAAGGAGCGCCTCGAACTGGCCTTCCTCGGACCGCTGCGCAACCCCGAGCTGCGCAGGCTCTACGGCAAGAGCCTGCGCGGAGGCCTGCTGCTGTACGGGCCGCCCGGCTGCGGCAAGACGTTCATCGCCCGGGCCGTGGCCGGTGAGATGGGGGCGCAGTTCCTGTCCGTCGGGTTGTCCGACGTCCTCGACATGTGGATCGGGAACTCGGAGAAGAACCTGCACGCCCTCTTCGAGCAGGCGCGGCGGAACGCGCCCTGCGTGCTGTTCTTCGACGAGGTCGACGGTCTGGGCATGTCCCGCAGCGGCAACCGGTCCTCGGGGATGCGCACGACGGTGCAGCAGTTCCTCGCCGAGCTCGACGGGGTCGACGGCGACAACGAGGGCGTCTTCGTCCTGGCCGCGACCAACGCGCCGTGGGACGTCGACCCGGCGCTGCGCCGCCCCGGCCGCCTCGACCGGATGCTGCTGGTCCTGCCCCCGGACGAACGCGCGCGCCTGGCCGTCCTGGAGCACCACCTGCGCGAGCGCCCCACCGACTCCCTCGACCTCGCCCCGCTGGCCGCGCACACCGAGGGTTTCTCCGGTGCCGACCTCGCCCACGTCGTCGAGACCGCCGCGGAGCTCGCGCTGCGGGACTCGCTGCGCTCCGGGCGGGTGCGGCCCATCACCGGTCAGGACCTGCACACCGCCTGGCGGCAGGTGCGGCCCTCGACGGGTCCCTGGTTCGAGGCGGCGCGCAACGTCGCGACGTACGCGAACACCGACGGGTCGTGGGACGACCTCGTCGCCCACCTGCGCACCCGCCGGCGCTAG
- a CDS encoding heparan-alpha-glucosaminide N-acetyltransferase domain-containing protein gives MLRGPDPQRLVGIDLARAVAVVGMMAVHVLPGPDGPGGTLHALAHGRASGLFAVLAGLSLGLATRRSADRRAAARTSVAVRGLLIALLGLLLVESGSRVAVILPYYGVAFVVVLPFLWWPARRLAVLAGCWLALAPLVSFAVRDALGLEAQYDQPTLPWLARPGDLLEALALTGYYPVVGWAGYLLLGLAVAKLDLTGTAACVRVLGAGLLLAAGAWAASALLLGPAGGRAALERLHGPLDGLDLYGSVPTDSRWWLTVLVPHSGTPFDLLHTAGTALVVLGAACLLPGTVTRFLYPVAALGGMPLTIYTAHVLALAGTDDTSLTLLAFHVLLGAAFATLWRLTLGRGPLELLVGRVADGAGRLLTRPTLTS, from the coding sequence ATGCTCCGAGGACCGGACCCGCAGCGCCTCGTCGGCATCGACCTCGCCCGCGCCGTCGCGGTCGTCGGCATGATGGCGGTCCACGTCCTGCCCGGACCGGACGGTCCCGGCGGCACGCTCCACGCCCTCGCCCACGGCCGGGCCTCGGGCCTGTTCGCGGTGCTGGCCGGCCTGTCCCTGGGGCTGGCCACGCGGCGCTCGGCCGACCGGCGGGCCGCGGCCCGCACGAGCGTCGCCGTGCGCGGGCTGCTCATCGCCCTCCTCGGGCTGCTGCTCGTCGAGTCCGGGAGTCGGGTCGCGGTGATCCTGCCGTACTACGGGGTCGCCTTCGTCGTCGTGCTGCCGTTCCTGTGGTGGCCGGCCCGGCGGCTCGCGGTCCTGGCCGGCTGCTGGCTGGCCCTGGCCCCGCTGGTGTCCTTCGCCGTGCGCGACGCCCTGGGGCTCGAGGCGCAGTACGACCAGCCCACGCTGCCGTGGCTGGCCCGCCCCGGCGACCTGCTCGAGGCCCTGGCGCTGACGGGCTACTACCCCGTCGTCGGGTGGGCGGGGTACCTGCTGCTCGGGCTGGCCGTCGCCAAGCTCGACCTGACCGGGACGGCCGCGTGCGTGCGGGTGCTGGGCGCGGGCCTGCTGCTGGCGGCGGGCGCCTGGGCCGCCAGCGCGCTGCTGCTGGGCCCCGCCGGTGGCCGCGCCGCGCTGGAACGGCTCCACGGCCCCCTGGACGGTCTGGACCTCTACGGCAGCGTCCCCACCGACAGCCGGTGGTGGCTCACGGTGCTCGTCCCGCACTCGGGCACCCCGTTCGACCTGCTGCACACCGCGGGGACCGCGCTGGTGGTCCTCGGCGCGGCGTGCCTGCTGCCGGGGACGGTGACGCGGTTCCTGTACCCCGTCGCCGCGCTCGGCGGCATGCCCCTGACGATCTACACCGCGCACGTCCTGGCGCTGGCGGGCACCGACGACACCTCCCTGACGCTGCTCGCGTTCCACGTCCTGCTCGGTGCGGCGTTCGCGACGCTGTGGCGGCTCACGCTCGGGCGCGGGCCGCTGGAGCTCCTCGTCGGCCGGGTGGCCGACGGCGCCGGTCGTCTCCTCACGCGCCCTACGCTGACGTCGTGA
- a CDS encoding patatin-like phospholipase family protein translates to MNGRALVLGGGGSAGNAWSIGAVAGLADAGLDVLGGDRAADLVVGTSAGATAAAQLLARPAADLLADVLATARPRGRPARSAGHDVLAASNAVIAASTGPEDVRRRLGASMLAGEEPGSIAEVVARRRALVASRLPSAEWPARRLLITAVDATTGEPVVLDSGSGLDLVDAVCASTSGPGGAPHAAGGRRFLDGGYRAGENADLAQGFARVLVLAPLGGRTRMPLSWGMHLAPQVEALRAAGSRVETVFPDGGAHAFGTDLMDPAARPPAARAGFALGRHLARSLDGFWS, encoded by the coding sequence GTGAACGGACGGGCGCTGGTCCTCGGGGGCGGGGGATCGGCCGGCAACGCCTGGTCGATCGGGGCCGTCGCGGGCCTGGCCGACGCCGGCCTCGACGTCCTCGGCGGCGATCGTGCCGCGGACCTCGTCGTCGGCACCTCGGCGGGCGCCACCGCGGCCGCGCAGCTCCTGGCCCGGCCCGCCGCGGACCTGCTCGCCGACGTGCTCGCCACGGCGCGCCCGCGCGGACGTCCCGCCCGGTCCGCCGGGCACGACGTGCTCGCCGCGTCGAACGCCGTCATCGCCGCCTCCACCGGACCGGAGGACGTGCGCCGCCGGTTGGGGGCCTCGATGCTCGCCGGCGAGGAGCCCGGGTCGATCGCCGAGGTGGTCGCGCGCCGCCGCGCGCTCGTGGCGTCCCGCCTCCCCAGCGCCGAGTGGCCCGCCCGACGCCTGCTGATCACCGCCGTCGACGCGACCACGGGCGAACCGGTCGTGCTGGACTCCGGCAGCGGCCTCGACCTCGTCGACGCCGTCTGCGCCAGCACCTCGGGCCCCGGCGGCGCCCCGCACGCCGCCGGGGGGCGGCGCTTCCTCGACGGGGGCTACCGGGCTGGGGAGAACGCCGACCTCGCGCAGGGGTTCGCCCGCGTCCTGGTGCTCGCGCCGCTGGGCGGCCGGACGCGGATGCCCCTCTCGTGGGGCATGCACCTCGCCCCGCAGGTCGAGGCGTTGCGCGCCGCGGGGTCCCGGGTCGAGACCGTGTTCCCGGACGGGGGCGCCCACGCCTTCGGGACGGACCTCATGGACCCGGCGGCGCGCCCGCCCGCGGCCCGGGCGGGGTTCGCCCTGGGGCGGCACCTCGCGCGGTCGCTGGACGGGTTCTGGTCCTAG
- a CDS encoding ribonuclease J → MSHPHPELSTPPKLAKGALRVFGLGGLGEVGRNMTVFEYDGKLLVVDCGVLFPEDHQPGVDLILPDFGPIADRLGDIVALVLTHGHEDHIGAVPYLLRLRPDIPILGSQLTLALIEAKLKEHRIKPYTHAVREGQKEQLGPFDCEFIAVNHSIPDALAVAIRTGAGLVLHTGDFKMDQLPLDNRITDLNAFARLGDEGVDLFCVDSTNAEVPGFTAPERDIGPVLEQLFGRAEHRIIVASFASHVHRVQQVLNAADAHGRKVALVGRSMVRNMGIAADLGYLQVPKNILIDLKQVDDLPDDRVVLMCTGSQGEPMAALSRMANRDHRISVDRGDTVILASSLIPGNENAVFRVVNGLARLGATVVHQQSAKIHVSGHASAGELLYCYNILKPRNVMPVHGEIRHLLANGDLAVKTGVPRERVVIAEDGVVVDLVDGKASIVGSVPVGYVYVDGSSVGEITEADLKDRRILGEEGFISIFVAVDSVTGKVVSGPEFNARGFMGENEDRFDAVRKRVENALNEASTGPVDTYQLQQIVRRTVGTWVSQAHRRRPMIVPVVVTA, encoded by the coding sequence ATGAGCCACCCCCACCCCGAACTGAGCACGCCCCCGAAGCTGGCGAAGGGCGCCCTGCGCGTCTTCGGCCTCGGTGGTCTGGGCGAGGTCGGGCGCAACATGACCGTCTTCGAGTACGACGGCAAGCTGCTCGTCGTCGACTGCGGTGTCCTGTTCCCCGAGGACCACCAGCCCGGCGTCGACCTGATCCTGCCGGACTTCGGCCCCATCGCCGACCGGCTCGGCGACATCGTCGCCCTCGTCCTGACCCACGGGCACGAGGACCACATCGGTGCCGTCCCGTACCTGCTGCGGTTGCGTCCGGACATCCCGATCCTCGGGTCGCAGCTGACGCTGGCCCTCATCGAGGCCAAGCTCAAGGAACACCGCATCAAGCCGTACACCCACGCGGTGCGCGAGGGCCAGAAGGAGCAGCTGGGGCCCTTCGACTGCGAGTTCATCGCCGTCAACCACTCCATCCCCGACGCCCTCGCCGTCGCCATCCGCACGGGCGCGGGCCTGGTCCTGCACACCGGCGACTTCAAGATGGACCAGCTGCCGCTGGACAACCGGATCACCGACCTCAACGCGTTCGCACGCCTGGGCGACGAGGGCGTGGACCTGTTCTGCGTCGACTCCACGAACGCCGAGGTCCCGGGCTTCACCGCCCCCGAGCGCGACATCGGCCCCGTGCTGGAGCAGCTGTTCGGCCGCGCCGAGCACCGCATCATCGTGGCCTCGTTCGCCTCCCACGTGCACCGCGTCCAGCAGGTCCTCAACGCCGCCGACGCGCACGGGCGCAAGGTCGCCCTCGTCGGCCGCTCGATGGTCCGCAACATGGGCATCGCCGCGGACCTGGGGTACCTGCAGGTCCCCAAGAACATCCTCATCGACCTCAAGCAGGTCGACGACCTGCCCGACGACCGCGTCGTGCTCATGTGCACGGGGTCGCAGGGCGAGCCGATGGCGGCCCTGTCGCGCATGGCCAACCGCGACCACCGCATCTCCGTCGACCGCGGCGACACCGTGATCCTGGCCAGCTCCCTCATCCCGGGGAACGAGAACGCGGTGTTCCGCGTCGTCAACGGCCTGGCCCGCCTCGGCGCGACCGTCGTGCACCAGCAGAGCGCCAAGATCCACGTCTCCGGTCACGCCAGCGCCGGGGAACTGCTCTACTGCTACAACATCCTCAAACCGCGCAACGTCATGCCCGTGCACGGGGAGATCCGGCACCTGCTGGCCAACGGGGACCTCGCGGTGAAGACGGGCGTGCCGCGCGAACGCGTCGTCATCGCCGAGGACGGGGTGGTCGTCGACCTCGTCGACGGCAAGGCGAGCATCGTCGGGTCCGTGCCCGTGGGGTACGTCTACGTCGACGGCTCCAGCGTCGGGGAGATCACCGAGGCCGACCTGAAGGACCGGCGGATCCTCGGCGAGGAGGGGTTCATCTCCATCTTCGTCGCCGTCGACTCCGTCACCGGCAAGGTCGTGTCCGGGCCGGAGTTCAACGCCCGCGGGTTCATGGGCGAGAACGAGGACCGGTTCGACGCCGTGCGCAAGCGCGTCGAGAACGCCCTCAACGAGGCCTCGACCGGGCCGGTCGACACGTACCAGCTGCAGCAGATCGTGCGCCGCACGGTGGGGACCTGGGTGTCCCAGGCCCACCGCCGCCGGCCGATGATCGTGCCGGTCGTCGTCACCGCCTGA